Genomic window (Pirellulales bacterium):
CCGCTCGTCGACCGTCGGTCGCGACTGCCAAACGAACGAGGTCGCGGGGCACTGGGCGCCGCGACCTCGTGGTGTTGAATCGCTTTTGGGATTGCGCGTGCGCGCCGCTCACTCGGCCTTCTCGCCGTCCTTCTTTTCAGGCTCTTTGAGCAAATCCTCCAGCGCCCCTCCCGGCAGCTTGCCCGCGGCGATCAGTTCGGCATACGTGGGACTCTTCTCGTCCTTAGGGTTCGAGCGCATCTTGCCGACCTTCTCCAGCGTCGCGACGATCTTCTCGACGTCCTTGGCGTCCTTCTTGCGGTCGAGCAACTTGCCGAGCTCGACGCCGTATGCGTTCATGTTGTGCTTGTCTTTGAGCCCTTGGTGACAGACGCAGCACTTGGCTTTCTTCTTGACCAGTTCCTGAAATTCCTTGCTTTCGTGCTCGTCGACGTACTTCTTCAGGAACTCCTTCTGAAACTGCGGGACGGCCAGGGCGCGGTCGGTCGCCCCAGCGGCGACGACCAGCGCGACCAACGACAACATAAGCTTGCGCATCGTGAACATACCTTGCAGGAAAAACGGGCCGACCGGCTCGCGACTCTCGCAGAACCGCCCGGCAAGAGCGAAAAACCAGTAGAATCAGCCGACCGGGGGCTGTCAACGCGGGGGTCGCGGGGGGACGTTGAACCGGCAATTTGCGGAGAAATGCGGGCCCCCGCCCCACTCGCTGCAAGCAGGTTCGTGGACGACAATGCTACGTCATGTCCGACGCTGATCTTACGCAGCAACTCCCCGCCGAGTTCGTCGAGCGGTTGCAGAACATCGTGCCGCGCGAGCGGTTCGAGGCCGTGCTGCGCAGCTTCGCCGTCGCCAAGCGTCCCAGCGGCCGCGTGAACGCGTTGCGCGCGGATCCGCGCGCCGTTCTGGCGGAACTGCGCGCCGCGGGAATCGGGCTTGAGCCGGTCGCTTGGTTGCCCGAGGGGGCGACCCTGCCGGCGGAGCAAAAGCCGCTCCTCACCGCCTCGCCGGCCGTCCTCCAGGGGCGGTTCTATGTCCAGGGGCTCGCCAGCATGCTGGCCGCCCCGGCGCTCGCGCCGCAGCCGGGCGAGGAGGTGCTCGACTTGGCCGCGGCGCCGGGGGGGAAGACGCTCCACCTCGCCGCGCTCATGCAGGGCGTCGGGCGGCTGGCTGCCGTCGAGTCGGTGCGGGGACGGTTCTTCACGCTCCGCGAGAATCTGGCGCGAGCCGGCGCCGAGTTCGTCGACACCTATTGCGCCGACGGCCGGACGATCGGCCGCAAGACTCCCGAACGTTTCGACCGCGTGCTGCTCGACGCCCCGTGCAGCAGCGAGGCCCGGTTCCAATGTCGCGACCCGACAAGCTGGCAGTATTGGGGCCCGCGCAAGATCGCGGAGAACTCGCGCAAGCAGAAGGCGTTGTTGCGTTCAGCCCTCGAAGCGGTCAAAGTAGGGGGCGTCGTGCTGTACTGCACCTGTGCGCTGGCGCCCGAGGAGAACGAACTGGTCGTCGCCCACACGCTGCGGCGGTTGGCCGGAGCGGTCGAGTTGGCGCCGCTTGCCGTACCGGTCGACCACGTGCAACCGGGGCTCGCCGCGTGGCATGGCAAGTCGTTCCCCGCGGAGTTGGCCCGCTGCGTCCGCGTGCTGCCGACCGGCGACTGCGATGCGTTTTTTCTCGCCAAGCTCGTCAAACTCCGTTCGTTTGTTTGAGAGACCGACTCTCGCGGCGCGGCCGTCCCCTCGACCAACGATCGTCGCTCCAGGAGCGCACCTGCCATGTCTGACCGCATTTGTCTGTGGGCGGCCGCTGTAACGGCCGTTGCGATGATGACCCAGCTCGATCCCGCGTTTGCTCAGGCTCCCCAAGCGTCGCCGGAACTCGTCGCGGCCGCCGAAGCCCGCACGTTTGCCGACGGCGTCGGGGGGACGCTTCCCTATCGACTGTTGCGTCCGCTCGAGGTGACGGTGGGGGTCGAGTATCCCCTGTTGGTGTTTCTGCATGGAATGGGCGAGCGAGGGGACGACAACGTCCGGCAGCTCATTTGGCTGGAACCGCTGGCCGACGAGGGTCTTCGTGCTCGGCATCCGGCGTTCGTGGTCGTGCCGCAATGCCCGCTCGATACGGAGCCCGGTCCGCCCCGTTCGATGTGGACGCAGCGGCTGGATCTGAATCAGCCTCCTCAGGCCGCGCCCGAGCCGGCCCCCGCGATGAAGATGGTCATGGGGATCATGGACGCGGCGATCGAGGAACTGCCGATCGACGCTCGGCGGATCTACGTCGCCGGGCTGTCGATGGGGGGGTACGGCACGTGGGACCTTGCGTGGCGTCGCCACGAGCAACTTGCGGCGATCGTCCCCATCTGCGGCGGCGGCGACGTCGACAAGGCGAAGCTCATCGCCGACTTGCCGACTTGGGTCGTTCACGGCGGCGCCGACCCGGTGGTGCCGGCGGCCAATTCGCGTCGAATGGTCGCGGCGCTCGAGCAGGCCGGCGGCAGGCCGATCTACACCGAATTAGAAGGGGTCGGCCACGACAGTTGGTCGCCGGCGATGGAGAATCGCTTGCTGTGGGACTGGTTGTTCGCGCAGCGGCGCAAGTAGTTCGCCGGCGGCTTGTTGTCGCGGACGACTCAGAACTGCAAGAACCGCCAATCGACGTACAGCCCGAACCACACGACTGCGGAGATCACCAGAACGTTGATCGCCAGCGCCGCCGGCATGCGCCAATTGCGACTCTGTTCGGAGAAGAAATCGTTCTTGAACAGGAGCCACAGCGAGTAGAGGCTCAGCAGCGGAGGCAGCAGCCCGATGCCGATGACCGCAGCTCGCCAAGCGCGGATCAACTCGTCGGGCAGCGGGTCCGCAACGACTTCGTCCTCGTCGAGGTCGTCGTCGTCCCAGTCTTCAGAGAAATCGTCGTCGAGTTCATCGTCGGGGCCGCCGTCTCGCTCGTCGGCTTCCTCGGTTGGCCGCGATGCGTGCTGTTCAATCAGTTCGCGGGCTTCCTCGGCGACGTCGGCCGTGACAAGAAGGCGCACTCCCGCGACTCCCGGCCCCATGTGCCACAGCGTCCCGGCCGCGACTTCGCCGTGAGTGCGAACGACAAAGCCCTGCTCTTCCAGGAGTCCGCGCACCAGCGCCGCTTCGACGGGCGAAGCATAGCGGGCGACCTCGACAAGCGGTTGGGGCATGGGACGATCAGGCTGCGGTCGATTGACGTCCTGGGGGCTTCGCTGCGCTACGACCCCAGCCACCCTGCCACCCTGCCTGGGAACGCAACCGGCGTCACGGCCAGGCTGCGCGGGGACGGGTTGAATGCTGCGACTCATGGTATAGTAGCGGCATCGTCCTCGTCGATCGGCAAATCGAGTCGAGACCACCGATGCAGAAGCATTTCGTCGCCGGAATCGCCGTCTTGGCCTGTTGCATTTGGTCGTCGCCTCGCGTTCATGCCGCCCGGTGGTCGATCGCCTATCGCGGCACGTTCACGCTCGACAACAACGGTTTCAACGCCAGCGAGTTGAGCGGCATCGCCTTTCGCGGCCGGGTCGGCGGGCTGGAGTCGACCCCCTGCACGTCGTGCGGGTTCGTCGCCGTGCAGGATTCCAGCGCGAGCGTGCTGGCGATGAACTTGTCGTTCCACGCCAACGGGTCGATCGCATCGGCCGTCGTCGTCGGGCAGACGACGCTCACGGCCAATCTTGACTACGAGGGAATCGCCGTCACCGGGCTGTTCGAGCAATACGGCGGCGTCGCCTCGGCCGTCAATCGCGTGCTCGTCAGCGACGAAGCGACCCCCGGGATTCGCGAAGTGCGGCTCGACACCGGCGCGGTCGTCGCGACTGTGCCGATCCCCGCGGTCTATGCCCACGTTCGCAACAATCGCGGGTTCGAGGCGCTGACGACCTGGAACCGCTCGAGCGACGGTTTCCGCATGGCCGTGGCGAACGAGGAGGCGCTGACGATCGACGGCCCCGCGGCCGGACTTGCCGGCGGGACCGTCGTTCGGATTCAGACGTACGACGTGGTAGGCAACCCGACCTTCAATCTCAGCTACCAACCGCGGCAGCAGTGGGCCTACGTCGTCGACCCGATCCACGGCGGCGCATCCACCAGCAGTCAGACGCAAAGCGGACTCGTCGAGATGGCGGCGATGCCGGATCGTACGCTGCTCGCCTTGGAACGCTCGGCGGCGCTGACCGTGCCGGTGCTGCAGAATCGGCTCTACGAAATCGACCCGACCGGCGCCACCGACGTCGGCGGCGCGGCGTTTGAGGCCGGGCTCGTCGGCCAAAGCTACGCCCCGGTCGGCAAGGAATTGCTCTGGAGCGGGACGATTGGCGGGGTATTCGGCGAGAACCTCGAAGGGCTGACCCTGGGGCCGCAACTCGCCAACGGCAATTGGACGCTGGTCGGCGTGGTCGACAACGGCGGCAGCGGAGCGACGACTCTCGTTTCGTTCGAGGCGACGCCGATCGTCTCGGCCGACTTCGACGTCAGCGGCGCGGTCGACGGGAGCGATTTTCTTCTCTGGCAGCGCGACTATCGGGCAATTCCCCCGTGGCTTGCCGATCAGCGCCCCGGCGACGCAAACCGCGACGGCCAAGTCGACTCGGCCGACTTGGCCGTGTGGCATAGCGGCTTCGGCGCGGCTGCCAGCGTCATGAGCCGGCCCGTCCCCGAGCCGGGCGCCGCAGTGCTCGCGATTTTGGGAACGGCGCTCGTTGCGACGACATTGGAGAGTTCGGTCGGCTTCGTCATGCGGCGCGCGTGCGAGACGCGGGCGAAGTGAAGTCGAGCGTTGCAGGCCACTCGAGGAGCTCGGGCGCCGACGGCAGTTCCAATCGCTCGCGCAATCGCCGGGACCAGTGAGCGCCGAAGTTCGCGACTGAGTTGTACGCGACGAAGAAATCGCCGCGCGGGGTGAGACGGTAGGCGGTCGAAAGTTCCAACGCCTCCCGCAGGCCGCGGACCACGTCGTCGGGATTGTCGTGCCGGCAGACGACCCCGAGGTCGAATTGTCGGACCGACTCGCCGATCCAACCGGAGTCGATTCCCAGAACGGGCCGGCCTGCGGCGGCCGCGGCGACGACGATGCTCGACGAATGGGCGTGGCCGGGATAGAGCGCGGCGACGACGTCGGCCCCGTCGATTGCCGCGGCGAACTCGCGCGCGTCGAGATACCGATCGAGCGACTCGACCCGATCCGACTGCAGCAAATCGCGACCGTTGCGATGGAGCCAGTCGCGGACGGCCGGATCGGCCTTGCCGGCCAGGACGAGTCGCGTCCCTGTCGGAATGCGACGCAGCGCCTCGACCAGTTGCGGCACCCCTTTGCGAAGTTCGATCAGTCCCGCGACGACGATGATCTTGCCGTTCTCGCGCAGGCCGAGCAGTCGCCGTGCCGCGAGCTTCTCAAGCTTCGTCGCCGGGTCG
Coding sequences:
- a CDS encoding DUF2007 domain-containing protein translates to MPQPLVEVARYASPVEAALVRGLLEEQGFVVRTHGEVAAGTLWHMGPGVAGVRLLVTADVAEEARELIEQHASRPTEEADERDGGPDDELDDDFSEDWDDDDLDEDEVVADPLPDELIRAWRAAVIGIGLLPPLLSLYSLWLLFKNDFFSEQSRNWRMPAALAINVLVISAVVWFGLYVDWRFLQF
- a CDS encoding glycosyltransferase — its product is MRVLIYEPQFLGHNLAHAARMVRELAKLPCELTLATSRQAAESLEFAVQLGAIESAFRLHLLDEFEWDRNRRRVVVTGPRGIAAAYGGLRSAIRAAEPQHVYVPYGNLLARFASWPGEIRRRLAAPQVEAETLLIGGRYVLPDGSWRGRLRRRLNVMQLARSPWTTIFHLDRRAVGEIQRLHPRLRARVRLMPDPVDPATKLEKLAARRLLGLRENGKIIVVAGLIELRKGVPQLVEALRRIPTGTRLVLAGKADPAVRDWLHRNGRDLLQSDRVESLDRYLDAREFAAAIDGADVVAALYPGHAHSSSIVVAAAAAGRPVLGIDSGWIGESVRQFDLGVVCRHDNPDDVVRGLREALELSTAYRLTPRGDFFVAYNSVANFGAHWSRRLRERLELPSAPELLEWPATLDFTSPASRTRAA
- a CDS encoding esterase-like activity of phytase family protein; amino-acid sequence: MQKHFVAGIAVLACCIWSSPRVHAARWSIAYRGTFTLDNNGFNASELSGIAFRGRVGGLESTPCTSCGFVAVQDSSASVLAMNLSFHANGSIASAVVVGQTTLTANLDYEGIAVTGLFEQYGGVASAVNRVLVSDEATPGIREVRLDTGAVVATVPIPAVYAHVRNNRGFEALTTWNRSSDGFRMAVANEEALTIDGPAAGLAGGTVVRIQTYDVVGNPTFNLSYQPRQQWAYVVDPIHGGASTSSQTQSGLVEMAAMPDRTLLALERSAALTVPVLQNRLYEIDPTGATDVGGAAFEAGLVGQSYAPVGKELLWSGTIGGVFGENLEGLTLGPQLANGNWTLVGVVDNGGSGATTLVSFEATPIVSADFDVSGAVDGSDFLLWQRDYRAIPPWLADQRPGDANRDGQVDSADLAVWHSGFGAAASVMSRPVPEPGAAVLAILGTALVATTLESSVGFVMRRACETRAK
- a CDS encoding phospholipase, which gives rise to MSDRICLWAAAVTAVAMMTQLDPAFAQAPQASPELVAAAEARTFADGVGGTLPYRLLRPLEVTVGVEYPLLVFLHGMGERGDDNVRQLIWLEPLADEGLRARHPAFVVVPQCPLDTEPGPPRSMWTQRLDLNQPPQAAPEPAPAMKMVMGIMDAAIEELPIDARRIYVAGLSMGGYGTWDLAWRRHEQLAAIVPICGGGDVDKAKLIADLPTWVVHGGADPVVPAANSRRMVAALEQAGGRPIYTELEGVGHDSWSPAMENRLLWDWLFAQRRK
- a CDS encoding RsmB/NOP family class I SAM-dependent RNA methyltransferase, encoding MSDADLTQQLPAEFVERLQNIVPRERFEAVLRSFAVAKRPSGRVNALRADPRAVLAELRAAGIGLEPVAWLPEGATLPAEQKPLLTASPAVLQGRFYVQGLASMLAAPALAPQPGEEVLDLAAAPGGKTLHLAALMQGVGRLAAVESVRGRFFTLRENLARAGAEFVDTYCADGRTIGRKTPERFDRVLLDAPCSSEARFQCRDPTSWQYWGPRKIAENSRKQKALLRSALEAVKVGGVVLYCTCALAPEENELVVAHTLRRLAGAVELAPLAVPVDHVQPGLAAWHGKSFPAELARCVRVLPTGDCDAFFLAKLVKLRSFV